One genomic region from Bufo bufo chromosome 3, aBufBuf1.1, whole genome shotgun sequence encodes:
- the LOC120994610 gene encoding filamin A-interacting protein 1-like isoform X2: MRPQRNCIECPNKTMSCREADIYQRIQEGSDTVKRNRNKKEQDYISETGTVIRSEKSDRKQKASNRKADDLSRDDLLFLLSVLEGELQARDEVISVLKAEKIDLALLEAQYGFVTPKRVLEALQRDAIRANATQWQEDIYEKPMCELDKVVGKHKETHKRMLEQLLMVEKSQRETLYDLEEEKRKHTDYMEKSDEFTNLLEQERERGPETTRQPSP; this comes from the exons ATGCGACCACAAAGAAACTGCATTGAGTGTCCAAACAAGACAATGAGCTGTAGAGAAGCTGACATCTACCAGCGCATCCAAGAGGGTTCTGACACTGTCAAAAGGAACAGAAATAAGAAAGAACAAGACTATATTTCTGAGACTGGCACAGTCATAaggagtgaaaaatcagatcggaAACAAAAGGCCTCTAACAGAAAGGCAGACGACCTCTCACGAGATGACTTGCTGTTCCTTCTGAGCGTGCTGGAGGGAGAGCTACAA GCTCGAGATGAAGTTAtatctgtgctgaaggcagaaAAAATTGACCTGGCTTTACTAGAAGCCCAATATGGTTTTGTGACTCCAAAACGGGTCTTGGAGGCCCTTCAAAGAGATGCAATCAGAGCAAATGCTACACAATGGCAAGAAGACATCTACGAAAAGCCAATGTGTGAG CTGGATAAAGTTGTGGGCAAGCACAAGGAAACTCACAAGAGAATGCTGGAGCAACTTCTAATGGTGGAGAAATCCCAAAGAGAAACCTTGTATGACTTagaggaagaaaaaagaaaacatacCGATTACATGGAAAAAAGTGACGAATTTACCAATCTACTGGAGCAAGAGCGAGAAAG GGGACCCGAGACCACCCGCCAACCCAGCCCCTAA